CACTGCTTCCTCCTGAGGAAAAACCAGCTGTTTGAATTGAGACCTTGCCAAGCCCAAAAAATCTTGATAAAGGTCCTTGGATCACATCAATATTAGTAACTCGATTATATGGTACAATGCTTTTTCGCTTCCACCAAACACCTTTTTGAATTATTATGTCGCTTTCGGTAAAAAGATATGATAATGAAGAATAAAACCTAGGAATCCAAAAAACTATGAATGCTATTATTGCTAATAATGGAAGAAAAAGAAAAGTAAAAGCAGCAATAGCCGCGATCGGCCTTAAATTTATGAATATTAAAACACTTACAGGAATTGCCCATGAAAGATAAAAAATTGTTGCGCCTATTGCTAAATAAGCATAATAGAGCTCTTTAAGATCTGGATGCGGTTTGAAACTTTCGTTAACTTTTATAGAATCCTTCATCACAAAATACCTGCCTAAGATAATTCTACTCTTAAGAGAATAAATATCTTTTATACTAGTCTTTGGATAGTATGGAGATATTTTGTTATTTTATCACTTGTATTATAATAAATTTAATTAAAAATACCAGCGATGATATTTAATGGAAACATACCAAGCTATTATTCTTGGCATTTTACAGG
Above is a window of Candidatus Bathyarchaeota archaeon DNA encoding:
- a CDS encoding PH domain-containing protein; this encodes MKDSIKVNESFKPHPDLKELYYAYLAIGATIFYLSWAIPVSVLIFINLRPIAAIAAFTFLFLPLLAIIAFIVFWIPRFYSSLSYLFTESDIIIQKGVWWKRKSIVPYNRVTNIDVIQGPLSRFFGLGKVSIQTAGFSSGGSSGSARIAEAVILGIKNFERVKDFILSRVKRFRPMAVEAETEQLATKNVSMKILEELKKIRKSLEKPKKRR